Sequence from the Gloeocapsopsis dulcis genome:
TAGATTGGGAGAACTTAATGGTCGTGCGTGTTTAACGAGAACATCCGCAAAAATTTTGACGTCGCTGCCAATTTCGCGACGATAACGTAATAATTGGTGTGCTTGCCCCTCGATTAATCCTTGATCAGTTGCCATAACGCCAGTCAACACATTGACACGAATGAATTGTGCCTTGACGACTGTGGCGATCGCTAAAGCACTGTGAGCATCATTACGTAGGACATTCACCCCGATGGGGACAGTCACCAGCTGCATCAATCGTTGAATCACCACTGTCATCGCACTGACAACTGCCGGATCTACTTGATTTTTCGTAAACGGTGCGTCGAAGAAGTTTTCGATGATAATGCCATCAACACCACCACTCGCAAGCGCTGTTGCCTCTTGTTCGGCACGGTCAATCACTGCTTTGAGGTTTCCGCCCCAACCAGGTGCAGTGGGTAACGGCAGTAAATGAACTACGCCTATGATTGGGTTGGGAGTTTTAAATAGCTGCTTTAAGTCCACTTTTTCTCCACTACAGACGCTTCAGCTTGAGCGCAGTTAAACAAAGCAACTTAAATAGTACACGCAGCGATGACATAATTTATCCTTTGTTAGAGTTAGCAACACAGTATTCATAAGATATGTTAAGATATAATTTAGATGAACAGGAGCTTGCCACTCCAACATCAAGATAGGTAACAATTATTGTTCCTACGACAAAAACAATGCACAGGGCAAAGTAGGGTAGCTTAATACCAGTTTAACAATTGGTATTTCTTTAAGTTTAAAATTAAGAAATTTAAACGTAATTCGGTTTTATCCTCTAAGCCCAGCAGACAAACGGCATCACAATCCATTGTTAGCGCTGGTGGAGTAAGCTGACGACTCTGTGTTTCTAAAGCAGTACAATCCGCTAGCGATATTTTAGACTGCAAAACACAAGCGACTTACTGTATGGGTGATAAGCCAACAATTGCGATTTCTCATTTGGGCTGCGAGAAAAACCGAATCGATACGGAACACATGCTAGGGCTTCTAGTTGAAGCTGGCTATGGTGTAGATACAAATGAAGAACTAGCAGATTATGTCATAGTGAATACCTGCAGCTTTATTCAAGCCGCGCGGGAAGAATCTGTACGAACTTTGGTAGAACTAGCAGACGCTGGAAAAAAAATTGTAATTGCGGGCTGTATGGCGCAACACTTTAAGCACGAGCTAATGGAAGAGTTGCCTGAAGCAGTAGCAGTGGTGGGAACGGGTGACTATCACAAAATAGTCAATGTGATTCATCGAGTAGCAGAAGGAGAACGAGTTCAAGAAGTTACTTCAGAACCGACTTATATTGCTGACGAGACAACACCACGTTATCGAACAACAACTGAAGGTGTAGCTTACCTACGTGTTGCTGAGGGATGTGATTACCGCTGTGCGTTTTGCATTATTCCACATTTGCGAGGAAATCAGCGATCGCGCTCGATTGAATCAATCGTGGCAGAAGCAGAACAATTAGCAGCGCAAGGTGTCCAGGAAATTATCTTAATTTCGCAGATTACAACAAATTACGGTGTCGATATTTATGGAGAACCGCGATTAGCAGAACTGTTGCAAGCACTAGGTAAAGTTAATATTCCTTGGGTACGGATGCACTACGCCTATCCTACAGGACTGACGCCAAAAGTCATTGAAGCGATTCAAGCAACACCTAATGTTTTACCCTATTTAGATTTGCCGTTACAGCACTCACATCCAGAAACCTTGCGTGCTATGAATCGTCCTTGGCAAGGGCGAGTTAACGATGGAATTATCGAACGCATCAAGCAAGCAATTCCGCAGGCGGTGCTACGAACAACATTTATCGTTGGATTTCCTGGAGAGACTGAAGAACATTTTGAGCATCTACTACAGTTTGTCCAGCGTCATGAATTCGATCACGTAGGAGTCTTTACGTTCTCTCCAGAAGAAGGAACTCCGGCGTATAGTTTGCCAAATCAGTTACCACAAGAAGTTATGGAAGCACGACGAGATGCGGTAATGGAAATTCAGCAACCGATTTCGTGGCGTAAAAATCAACAGGAAGTCGGCAAAGTGATAGATGTGCTGATCGAGCAAGAAAATCCAGAAACGGGAGATTTGGTAGGACGTTCTGCCCGATTCTCTCCAGAAGTCGATGGTTTAGTTTACGTTCAGGGTGCAGCCAGGCTAGGTTCTCTGGTACCAGTCAAGATTACCGATGCCGATATTTACGACCTCTATGGTCAGATTGCCATTAATAACTAGATTAATGGCTTGTTTATCAAAAGTGAAACATCATACATATTAGGAGACTAGATGAATTTTTCCTTTGAAAGCTTGGGTCTTTCAGAAGCACGTATTAGACATTTAGAAAAAATTGGATTTACAACAGCGACAAATATTCAAGCGCAAGCGATTCCCCACTTACTAGCAGGGCGCGATGTTGTGGGACAATCTCAAACTGGTACCGGAAAAACAGCCGCATTTTCTTTGCCAATTCTAGAGCGCATCGATCCCAACCAAAGATCAGTGCAGGCTTTGATCCTGACACCAACACGAGAGTTAGCGGTGCAGGTAAGAGAAGCGATTTCAAGCTTTGTTGGCGATCAAAACGTCCGTGTAGCAGCAATTTATGGTGGTCAATCAATTGACCGACAAATGTTGCAATTAAAGCGTGGCGTCCAAATTGTTGTCGGTACACCTGGACGAGTCATTGATCTCATCAACCGAGGTAGCTTACAGCTTAATCAAATCAATTGGATGGTATTAGATGAAGCCGATGAAATGCTGAGCATGGGCTTTATTGACGACGTTGAAAGGATTTTACAAACTGCACCGACGGAACGGCAAACAGCGTTGTTCTCCGCAACGATGCCATCAACAATTCGGCAATTAGTAACGAAGTTTTTGCGATCGCCTGTAACAGTAACAGTCGAACAACCAAAAGCTGCACCAACACGAATTAATCAAGTCGCTTACTTAGTTCCGCGCCATTGGAGTAAAGCACGGGCGTTGCAACCTATTTTGGCGCTTGAAGATCCGGAATCAGCTTTAATCTTTGTGCGCACCAGAAAGACAGCTGCTGAACTAACGAATCAATTACAAGCAGCCGGTTACAGTGCAGATGAGTACCACGGCGATCTCACTCAGCAAGCGCGAGAAAGACTGTTAATGCGCTTCCGTAATAAGCAAGTGCGCTGGGTAATTGCCACTGATATTGCGGCGCGTGGTTTGGATGTAGAAGATTTGACGCACGTCATCAACTACGACTTACCCGATAGTGTCGAAACGTATGTGCACCGCATTGGACGTACTGGACGTGCAGGTAAAGAAGGAACTGCGATTTCGTTGGTACAACCATTTGAACGACGCAAGCAGCAACTAATCGAACGTCACGTTCGCCAGAGTTGGAAGGTGCTTTCGATTCCTACAAGAGCACAAATTGAAGCACGTCATCTCGAAAAACTGCAACGTCAAGTGCAAGAGGTACTTTCTGGAGAACGTTTAGCTTCGTTCTTACCAATTGTGCGCGATTTAAGTAATGAATACGACGTACACGCGATCGCTGCAGCAGCACTACAGATGGCGTACGATTCGAGTCGTCCCGCTTGGATGCAGTCAGAAGCCGCAACAATGGAACCTGAAAAATCATCGGCACCCAAACCAGTTTTGCGTTCACCGCGATCGCAATCAGTATCGAAAAACAGCTAAATTCTAGTAAATCTGAGGAATTAGCTTTTTGACTTGTTTACTATAGTCTGGGTAATCTGGATACTTCTGGGTTAGCCAGATTTTTTCTTTGTTGAAGAGGCTGTCTGGAGATTGTTAAATTCCCACAGTTTTGACATAAGTTATAGCTAGCGGGGTTAACCGTTGTTCTAATTCTGTCACGATCGCGCGATCGCTTTCACTCCAAACTCTGGGTTTGCCAAAAATACACGGCTGTAAAATTCCCCACAATAGGTTATCTTGACACAGATGCGCGTGAATTAAGGCGCGATGACCAAAATGTTTGCGTTCAAATCCTAAATTAACAACTTCAGGATTTGCAGTTTCGACATCTTCTACATAAACTGAAGGTTTAGCTTGTAATGCTGCTGAAAATAAAGGATCTTCTGCGGCTAATGATTTCGGTTCTTCACTCCACTCTGAATCTGTAACAGCAGGTATTTCTGCACTTCGTTGCCAACAGTATGCTACTTTCCCATTTTTATTATAGGGATTACGCAGATACAGAAAGCACCGATCCGTTTGTAGCACGTTACATAACGCGGGTAACAAGGCATGAAAAATTGCATCAGGTTCGCTATGAGAAGCAAAAACATTTTCTAAAGCTTCAGGTAATTGCATTGAAATTAAAACTTCACTAAGAACGTCACACCAATTGCATCATAAAAGGTATTTAAATCTTTAAATCGAGCGTAGCAACCACTGTTTAGCCATAGTATGACATTACCACCTACGGCATTTCACTTTTTCTCAGTAAAAACTGTACCTTCCGCCTAAATCATTACTCTTTCAGCATCACCCTTAATTGTGCCTGTCGCAAGTAACGGTTGCGTTCAGTGGCTGCCAGTTCTTCTCGATGTACCAAGGGTTTCACTCAATCCGCTGCAACACAGATGTTCAACGGCGTATGGTTGCGACAGGGAAGGTCTCTCAGTTTGCATGATCACTTGTTCAATTGCCTGACGATATTGAGTGTCTGACCTAAAAGCAAATGTAATCGTTGGATCTAGAAATGGCGGGTTTGCCATCTCTACGCGCACATTTGGAGTAATACCAGCACCGAGGATTTCATGACCACTTGATGTATTTGCTCGTCCAATTGTCACAGCAACCACTGCACCATCTGTAAGGGGCAAAAAGTTATGAATTAATCCTTTGCCAAACGTTGGCATCCCTACGACTACAGCCCGTTCAGAATCTTTCAGGGTTCCAGCAAGCCACTCTGCTGTGCTGGCTGTTCCTTGATTCACAAGTACTACGAACGGTTTGTTCGTAATTTGAGCCTCAGTAGAGCGGAGTTCAGTTGTGCCCGTTCGCTCTACTGATGTACCGATTAGCGCTTCTCCCAAGAAGAATCCCGCAAGTTCCTGAAGCGCAGCAACAGATCTGCCTGGATTGTTGCGTAAGTCTAACACAAAGCCATCAGCACCTTGAAACCGCTCAAGCGCCTCTTTCACCTGCTGAGGGGATGA
This genomic interval carries:
- the btpA gene encoding photosystem I biogenesis protein BtpA, whose protein sequence is MDLKQLFKTPNPIIGVVHLLPLPTAPGWGGNLKAVIDRAEQEATALASGGVDGIIIENFFDAPFTKNQVDPAVVSAMTVVIQRLMQLVTVPIGVNVLRNDAHSALAIATVVKAQFIRVNVLTGVMATDQGLIEGQAHQLLRYRREIGSDVKIFADVLVKHARPLSSPNLTIAVQDTIERGLADAVILSGWATGSPPDLQDLELAKAAAHNTPVLIGSGASWENISTLMQAADGVIVSSSLKRHGRREQTIDPIRVNQFVEAARSSKQKLVEDQIEIKDQGSGIRS
- the rimO gene encoding 30S ribosomal protein S12 methylthiotransferase RimO gives rise to the protein MGDKPTIAISHLGCEKNRIDTEHMLGLLVEAGYGVDTNEELADYVIVNTCSFIQAAREESVRTLVELADAGKKIVIAGCMAQHFKHELMEELPEAVAVVGTGDYHKIVNVIHRVAEGERVQEVTSEPTYIADETTPRYRTTTEGVAYLRVAEGCDYRCAFCIIPHLRGNQRSRSIESIVAEAEQLAAQGVQEIILISQITTNYGVDIYGEPRLAELLQALGKVNIPWVRMHYAYPTGLTPKVIEAIQATPNVLPYLDLPLQHSHPETLRAMNRPWQGRVNDGIIERIKQAIPQAVLRTTFIVGFPGETEEHFEHLLQFVQRHEFDHVGVFTFSPEEGTPAYSLPNQLPQEVMEARRDAVMEIQQPISWRKNQQEVGKVIDVLIEQENPETGDLVGRSARFSPEVDGLVYVQGAARLGSLVPVKITDADIYDLYGQIAINN
- a CDS encoding DEAD/DEAH box helicase, translated to MNFSFESLGLSEARIRHLEKIGFTTATNIQAQAIPHLLAGRDVVGQSQTGTGKTAAFSLPILERIDPNQRSVQALILTPTRELAVQVREAISSFVGDQNVRVAAIYGGQSIDRQMLQLKRGVQIVVGTPGRVIDLINRGSLQLNQINWMVLDEADEMLSMGFIDDVERILQTAPTERQTALFSATMPSTIRQLVTKFLRSPVTVTVEQPKAAPTRINQVAYLVPRHWSKARALQPILALEDPESALIFVRTRKTAAELTNQLQAAGYSADEYHGDLTQQARERLLMRFRNKQVRWVIATDIAARGLDVEDLTHVINYDLPDSVETYVHRIGRTGRAGKEGTAISLVQPFERRKQQLIERHVRQSWKVLSIPTRAQIEARHLEKLQRQVQEVLSGERLASFLPIVRDLSNEYDVHAIAAAALQMAYDSSRPAWMQSEAATMEPEKSSAPKPVLRSPRSQSVSKNS
- a CDS encoding GAF domain-containing protein, translating into MQLPEALENVFASHSEPDAIFHALLPALCNVLQTDRCFLYLRNPYNKNGKVAYCWQRSAEIPAVTDSEWSEEPKSLAAEDPLFSAALQAKPSVYVEDVETANPEVVNLGFERKHFGHRALIHAHLCQDNLLWGILQPCIFGKPRVWSESDRAIVTELEQRLTPLAITYVKTVGI
- a CDS encoding S41 family peptidase, translated to MLTRRKIRPVPAVQARLETTWEGRQIGYIILHQFTLSSPQQVKEALERFQGADGFVLDLRNNPGRSVAALQELAGFFLGEALIGTSVERTGTTELRSTEAQITNKPFVVLVNQGTASTAEWLAGTLKDSERAVVVGMPTFGKGLIHNFLPLTDGAVVAVTIGRANTSSGHEILGAGITPNVRVEMANPPFLDPTITFAFRSDTQYRQAIEQVIMQTERPSLSQPYAVEHLCCSGLSETLGTSRRTGSH